One segment of Hemicordylus capensis ecotype Gifberg chromosome 8, rHemCap1.1.pri, whole genome shotgun sequence DNA contains the following:
- the LOC128333792 gene encoding WAS/WASL-interacting protein family member 2-like produces the protein MGMRECRAPAKMPPNALVPDGLIEHLSLTLVLGSHKLGVSLPHRSSSKQPKQPLFPFLSFSGAEEGRPGGRKAITSSSRDVARKLLLPPLVVPGATRSLDGPAPVAGPPTERVRRPPKRSKRPPQEAQSTQGEPAREGSPPALPRRIRATRREAKAPGGSVPSGEKLLPHLGEGSLPRRRLEAAAAERAKTLQPIPRRNLVLGEPGKDFFPLGKGRPSGLSGETAPPQTSLKNHPRKKALTAMGRPLLKPLPSSWHPPEAQQRPDLLPALSIRALRLPKAEPAPSSWGTPPLPSSSVARPPPPRSCPKTHPGGERRPPAPPLGSCLMVRGLRARPDPPVPGSSGGRVPPNTPFALLEGAFH, from the exons ATGGGGATGAGAGAGTGCcgggcaccagcaaagatgccccccAATGCCCTGGTCCCGGATGGCCTCATCGAGCATCTGAGCCTGACT TTAGTCCTGGGCAGCCACAAGCTGGGGGTCTCCCTCCCTCATCGTTCATCGTCCAAACAACCCAAAcaacctctctttcctttcctttccttttcaggagcagaggaggggagACCTGGTGGGAGGAAggccatcacctccagcagccgCGATGTGGcccggaagctgctgctgcctcccctggtggTGCCTGGGGCCACCCGTTCCCTTGATGGcccagcccctgtggctggaCCACCAACGGAACGGGTGAGGAGGCCTCCAAAAAGATCTAAGAGGCCTCCCCAGGAAGCCCAGAGCACCCAGGGGGAGCCGGCACGGGAGGgcagcccaccagccctcccgCGGAGGATCAGGGCCACTCGGCGGGAGGCCAAAGCCCCGGGTGGGAGCGTGCCTTCTGGGGAGAAACTCCTTCcccacctgggggaggggagtctccccagaaggaggctggaggcggcggcggcggagcggGCAAAAACACTTCAGCCCATCCCCAGGAGGAACCTGGTCCTTGGGGAGCCTGGGAAGGACTTCTTCCCACTGGGGAAGGGCCGTCCTTCTGGCTTGTCCGGGGAGACGGCTCCTCCCCagacttctttaaaaaaccaccccCGGAAGAAGGCCCTGACCGCGATGGGCCGGCCTCTGCTGAAGCCCTTACCATCATCCTGGCATCCGCCAGAGGCTCAGCAGAGGCCCGACCTGTTGCCAGCGCTATCTATCCGAGCGCTGAGGCTCCCCAAGGCAGAGCCAGCCCCTTCCTCCTGGGGGACTCCGCCGCTCCCCTCCAGCTCTGTGGCCCGTCCACCGCCACCACGCTCCTGCCCGAAGACACACCCCGGGGGAGAGAGACGACCACCTGCTCCTCCCCTGGGGTCGTGTCTTATGGTGCGAGGCCTCCGCGCACGGCCTGATCCTCCGGTGCCGGGCAGCAGCGGTGGAAGGGTCCCACCAAACACACCCTTCGCGCTGCTGGAGGGGGCCTTCCACTAG